A genomic segment from Burkholderia plantarii encodes:
- a CDS encoding methyl-accepting chemotaxis protein produces MSRTITIRGGLAATIAGCTVLLMLVIGAAAFSLVKSNGALDAMYRDDTASVVHLKTSSERMLMLRIGLGNVEQIISAGKPATAEVRRLHALLDESSRELDAYRALHAPDAAEKALLDTMLAKRAQLLTQGLEKGIKQLDADNLVDFLGTQREMSAAWFDDYQQALTALEAFQVDRQRARYEAAARRFGVALTAFGAAGVFALVAGFVAHRALARAIVRPIDAAVGHFAKIAAGDLTGRIDTGRGNEMDRLLGALNEMRQRVAQVVGKVREGTEAILLDARGIAGGSRDLSSRAGQQAASLQQAAASMEQLTATVRQNSDNAHDASELATRASDIASRGGAVVKQVVRTMDAISDSSARIVSIVGTIESIAFQTNILALNAAVEAARAGEDGRGFAVVAAEVRSLAQRSAAAAKEIKELISASTTNVDEGSALVMRAGATMDEILTAVNSVNAIMADISLASREQSAGIELVNATVVQMEATTQHNAALIETASVTSASLERQSESLFSAVSWFRVADGAAG; encoded by the coding sequence ATGTCTCGAACCATCACGATCCGCGGCGGGCTCGCCGCCACGATTGCCGGCTGTACGGTCCTGCTGATGCTGGTGATCGGGGCGGCTGCGTTCTCGCTCGTGAAGAGCAACGGCGCGCTCGACGCGATGTATCGCGACGACACCGCGTCCGTCGTCCACCTGAAGACGAGTTCGGAGCGCATGCTGATGCTGCGCATCGGCCTCGGCAACGTCGAGCAGATCATCAGCGCGGGCAAGCCGGCCACCGCGGAGGTGCGCCGGCTGCACGCGCTGCTCGACGAGAGCAGCCGCGAGCTCGACGCCTATCGCGCGCTGCATGCGCCGGACGCGGCCGAGAAGGCGCTGCTCGACACCATGCTCGCGAAGCGCGCCCAGCTGCTCACGCAGGGGCTGGAGAAGGGCATCAAGCAGCTCGACGCCGACAATCTCGTCGATTTTCTCGGCACCCAGCGCGAGATGTCGGCGGCCTGGTTCGACGACTACCAGCAGGCGCTGACGGCGCTGGAGGCGTTCCAGGTCGACCGCCAGCGCGCGCGCTACGAAGCGGCGGCGCGGCGCTTCGGGGTGGCGCTCACGGCGTTCGGCGCGGCCGGCGTGTTCGCGCTGGTGGCCGGCTTCGTCGCGCACCGGGCGCTCGCGCGCGCGATCGTCCGGCCGATCGACGCGGCGGTCGGGCATTTCGCGAAGATCGCCGCGGGCGACCTGACCGGACGCATCGACACCGGGCGCGGCAACGAGATGGACCGCCTGCTCGGCGCGCTCAACGAGATGCGCCAGCGCGTGGCGCAGGTGGTGGGCAAGGTGCGCGAGGGCACCGAGGCGATCCTGCTCGACGCGCGCGGCATCGCCGGCGGCAGCCGCGATCTGTCCTCGCGCGCCGGGCAGCAGGCCGCGTCGCTGCAGCAGGCCGCCGCGAGCATGGAGCAGCTGACGGCCACCGTGCGGCAGAACTCGGACAACGCGCACGACGCGAGCGAGCTGGCCACGCGCGCCTCCGACATCGCCTCGCGCGGCGGCGCGGTGGTCAAGCAGGTGGTCCGCACCATGGACGCGATCTCGGACAGCTCGGCGCGCATCGTCAGCATCGTCGGCACGATCGAGAGCATCGCGTTCCAGACCAACATCCTCGCGCTGAACGCGGCCGTGGAAGCCGCGCGCGCCGGCGAGGACGGCCGCGGCTTCGCGGTGGTGGCCGCCGAGGTGCGTTCGCTCGCGCAGCGCTCGGCCGCCGCCGCCAAGGAGATCAAGGAGCTGATCTCGGCCTCCACCACCAACGTCGACGAGGGCAGCGCGCTGGTGATGCGGGCCGGCGCGACGATGGACGAGATCCTGACCGCCGTGAACAGCGTCAACGCGATCATGGCCGACATCAGCCTCGCCTCGCGCGAGCAGTCGGCCGGCATCGAACTCGTGAACGCGACCGTGGTGCAGATGGAGGCCACCACGCAGCACAACGCGGCGCTGATCGAGACGGCGTCGGTGACCTCGGCGTCGCTGGAACGGCAGAGCGAGAGCCTGTTCTCGGCCGTGTCGTGGTTCCGGGTGGCGGACGGTGCGGCGGGGTGA
- a CDS encoding rod shape-determining protein, translated as MSTPMLGRLFSNDVAVDPGTASTLIYTQERGVVLNQPSVVCFRKSGAHAEKARVEAVGELAKALLGRVPEHLEAVRPLRHGVIAHYPAAEQMIRQFVGMSHARSLFGRRIAFTMCVPSSATAVERRALREAAMAAGASRVSLIDQSLAAALGAGLPVTEAVGSMVVDIGGGTTEVGVVSLGGVVYQQSVRVGGDQFDAAIINHVRGLYNVLLGEQTAEHVKKQIGSACRSVPRESMRAVGRGVEDGLPRTIELSNHDVAEALAAPLNQVITTVKAALEKAPPELVTDIAHRGIVLTGGGALLAHLDRRLFDETGLAVRVADEPLSCAVRGAGEAMGRLEADVDH; from the coding sequence ATGTCGACACCCATGCTGGGCAGGCTTTTCTCGAACGACGTCGCGGTCGATCCGGGCACCGCGAGCACGCTTATTTACACGCAGGAACGCGGCGTGGTGCTGAACCAGCCATCGGTGGTCTGCTTCCGCAAATCGGGCGCGCATGCCGAAAAGGCGCGGGTCGAGGCGGTCGGCGAACTGGCCAAGGCGCTGCTCGGGCGCGTGCCCGAGCATCTCGAGGCGGTGCGCCCGCTGCGGCACGGCGTGATCGCGCATTATCCGGCGGCCGAGCAGATGATCCGCCAGTTCGTCGGCATGTCGCACGCGCGCTCGCTGTTCGGGCGGCGCATCGCGTTCACCATGTGTGTGCCGTCGAGCGCCACCGCCGTCGAGCGGCGCGCGCTGCGCGAGGCCGCCATGGCGGCCGGCGCCTCGCGCGTGAGCCTGATCGACCAGTCGCTCGCGGCCGCGCTCGGCGCGGGGCTGCCTGTCACCGAGGCGGTCGGCTCGATGGTGGTGGACATCGGCGGCGGCACCACCGAGGTCGGCGTCGTGTCGCTCGGCGGCGTGGTCTACCAGCAGTCGGTGCGGGTCGGCGGCGACCAGTTCGACGCGGCCATCATCAACCACGTGCGCGGCCTCTACAACGTGCTGCTCGGCGAGCAGACCGCCGAGCACGTCAAGAAGCAGATCGGCTCGGCCTGCCGCTCGGTGCCGCGCGAATCGATGCGCGCGGTCGGGCGTGGCGTCGAGGACGGCCTGCCGCGCACCATCGAGCTGTCGAACCACGACGTGGCCGAGGCGCTCGCGGCGCCGCTGAACCAGGTCATCACCACGGTCAAGGCCGCGCTCGAGAAGGCGCCGCCCGAACTCGTGACCGATATCGCGCATCGCGGCATCGTGCTGACGGGCGGCGGCGCGCTGCTTGCTCATCTCGACCGGCGCCTGTTCGACGAGACGGGCCTCGCGGTGCGTGTCGCCGACGAGCCGTTGAGCTGCGCCGTGCGCGGTGCCGGCGAGGCGATGGGCCGGCTGGAGGCCGACGTCGATCACTGA
- a CDS encoding glutaminase, which translates to MNYPSILERIHTEIAPWIGAGRVADYIPELAKVPAERFGIAIVTLDGQTHTVGDAHERFSIQSISKLFACTLAFQLLGDELWQRVGREPSGTAFNSLVQLESERGKPRNPFINAGALVVTDVLSRRFVRAETALVEFIRRLIGSNEIDYDSRVAQSEWQHAERNRAMAHFMASFGNMWMPPDAVVEAYCRQCAISMNCVELAQAALFLANGGVAPVTGERVVDASSAKRLSALMLTCGTYDAAGDFVYRVGLPAKSGVGGGIVAVLPGEMAVCVWSPGLDANGNSLAGVLALEWLTSYTERSIF; encoded by the coding sequence ATGAATTACCCATCGATACTCGAACGCATCCACACCGAAATCGCGCCGTGGATCGGCGCCGGACGCGTGGCCGACTACATCCCCGAACTCGCGAAGGTGCCCGCCGAGCGCTTCGGCATCGCGATCGTCACGCTCGACGGCCAGACCCACACGGTGGGCGACGCGCACGAGCGCTTTTCGATCCAGAGCATCTCGAAGCTGTTCGCCTGCACGCTCGCGTTCCAGCTGCTCGGCGACGAGCTCTGGCAGCGCGTGGGCCGCGAGCCGTCGGGCACCGCGTTCAATTCGCTGGTGCAGCTCGAAAGCGAGCGCGGCAAGCCGCGCAACCCGTTCATCAACGCCGGCGCGCTGGTGGTCACCGACGTGCTGAGCCGCCGCTTCGTGCGCGCCGAGACGGCGCTGGTCGAATTCATCCGCCGGCTGATCGGCTCGAACGAGATCGACTACGACTCGCGCGTGGCGCAGTCCGAATGGCAGCACGCCGAGCGCAACCGCGCGATGGCGCATTTCATGGCCAGCTTCGGCAACATGTGGATGCCGCCCGACGCGGTGGTGGAAGCCTACTGCCGGCAGTGCGCGATCTCGATGAACTGCGTGGAGCTGGCGCAGGCCGCGCTGTTCCTCGCCAACGGCGGCGTGGCGCCGGTGACCGGCGAGCGCGTGGTGGACGCGAGTTCGGCCAAGCGGCTGTCCGCGCTGATGCTGACCTGCGGCACCTACGATGCGGCCGGCGACTTCGTTTATCGCGTCGGGCTGCCGGCCAAGAGCGGCGTGGGCGGCGGCATCGTGGCGGTGCTGCCGGGCGAGATGGCCGTCTGCGTCTGGTCGCCGGGGCTCGACGCGAACGGCAATTCGCTGGCCGGCGTGCTGGCGCTGGAATGGCTGACGAGCTACACGGAACGCTCGATCTTCTGA
- a CDS encoding asparaginase has translation MNDISAFGKTGSRHALLRLAAAAALTAFVALGAPASFAADAAAPVATGTQAAVSLPRVAILATGGTIAGKADARAANAYNAGAVSAQQLVDAVPGIEKLARLSPEQVASIGSQDMNDGVWFKLAKRIQEISDRNEADAIVITHGTDTLEETAFFLDNVLHTNKPVVLVGSMRPSTAISADGPANLYEAVEVAADPHARGRGVMIVLNDTIHSARGATKTNSTSVQTFVSPNSGPIGYVDPASVRFLAPATADSRKKYALPADGKLPPVEIVYSHSNMDAQQIDHAIADHVKGIVLAGVGDGNTSGKALDALQQAARQGILVVRSTRVGSGFVNRNVEVNDDQRGFAVSLDLNPQKARILTQLLISNGITSPADVQRAFSATW, from the coding sequence ATGAACGACATTTCCGCTTTCGGGAAAACCGGGTCTCGCCATGCTCTGCTTCGTCTCGCCGCCGCAGCGGCGCTGACCGCCTTCGTCGCGCTCGGCGCGCCGGCCTCGTTCGCCGCCGACGCGGCGGCACCCGTCGCGACGGGCACCCAGGCCGCCGTCTCGCTGCCGCGCGTCGCGATTCTCGCCACCGGCGGCACCATCGCGGGCAAGGCCGACGCGCGCGCCGCGAATGCCTACAACGCGGGCGCAGTCAGCGCGCAGCAGCTGGTGGACGCCGTGCCCGGCATCGAGAAGCTCGCGCGCCTGAGCCCCGAGCAGGTCGCGTCGATCGGCTCGCAGGACATGAACGACGGCGTCTGGTTCAAGCTCGCGAAGCGCATCCAGGAGATCTCCGATCGCAACGAGGCCGACGCGATCGTGATCACGCACGGCACCGATACGCTCGAGGAAACCGCGTTCTTCCTCGACAACGTCCTGCACACCAACAAGCCGGTGGTGCTGGTCGGGTCGATGCGGCCGTCCACGGCGATCAGCGCCGACGGCCCGGCCAACCTCTACGAAGCCGTGGAAGTGGCGGCCGATCCGCATGCGCGCGGCCGCGGCGTGATGATCGTGCTGAACGACACGATCCACTCGGCGCGCGGCGCGACCAAGACCAACTCCACCAGCGTGCAGACCTTCGTCTCGCCGAACAGCGGCCCGATCGGCTACGTCGATCCGGCGAGCGTGCGCTTCCTCGCGCCGGCCACGGCCGATTCCCGCAAAAAGTACGCGCTGCCGGCCGACGGCAAGCTGCCGCCCGTCGAGATCGTCTATTCGCACAGCAACATGGACGCGCAGCAGATCGACCATGCGATCGCCGATCACGTGAAGGGCATCGTGCTGGCCGGGGTGGGCGACGGCAACACTTCCGGCAAGGCGCTCGATGCGCTGCAGCAGGCGGCGCGGCAAGGCATCCTCGTGGTGCGCTCGACGCGCGTCGGCAGCGGCTTCGTGAACCGGAACGTGGAAGTGAACGACGATCAGCGCGGCTTCGCGGTGTCGCTCGACCTGAACCCGCAGAAGGCGCGGATCCTCACCCAGCTGCTGATCTCGAACGGCATCACCTCGCCGGCAGACGTGCAGCGCGCGTTCTCGGCGACCTGGTAA
- a CDS encoding glutathione S-transferase C-terminal domain-containing protein, whose product MLKILTDATSPFGRKVVVAAHERALDVRELFIDMKRPEALAPFNPLWQIPALALSDTAGLYDSMAIMLHLDTLHAHAPLVRTGDVAALSMLALADGMMEATLARRVESVRDPARQDDATLARLEARILRSVDTLAARLDELTPERDGRVSGTQIAVAVALEYADFRYGRAWRERAPALAEWLAPLSTRPVMAATAPGAREPFESGRRAAS is encoded by the coding sequence ATGCTGAAGATCCTGACCGACGCGACCTCGCCGTTCGGCCGCAAGGTCGTCGTCGCGGCGCACGAGCGCGCGCTCGACGTGCGCGAGCTGTTCATCGACATGAAGCGGCCCGAAGCGCTCGCGCCGTTCAATCCGTTATGGCAGATTCCGGCGCTCGCGCTGTCGGACACGGCCGGGCTCTACGACAGCATGGCGATCATGCTGCATCTGGACACGCTGCACGCGCATGCGCCGCTGGTACGCACGGGCGACGTGGCCGCGCTGTCGATGCTCGCGCTCGCCGACGGGATGATGGAGGCCACGCTGGCGCGCCGCGTCGAGTCGGTGCGCGATCCCGCGCGCCAGGACGACGCGACGCTCGCCAGGCTCGAGGCGCGCATCCTGCGCTCGGTGGATACGCTCGCCGCGCGCCTCGACGAGCTGACGCCCGAGCGCGACGGGCGCGTCTCGGGCACCCAGATCGCGGTGGCCGTCGCGCTCGAATACGCCGATTTCCGCTATGGGCGCGCCTGGCGCGAACGCGCGCCGGCGCTGGCCGAGTGGCTCGCGCCGCTGTCGACGCGACCGGTCATGGCGGCGACCGCGCCCGGCGCGCGCGAGCCGTTCGAGAGCGGGCGCCGCGCCGCGTCGTGA
- a CDS encoding patatin-like phospholipase family protein, with protein sequence MRLIASSASHRESSADRLAARAPLPAAGPESVSSRDGRHGPLAAQVVRLAFAALGWACCALPATARAEAVNGPAAQAALAAPGAPTNPTAWAAALAAMQAQRNANGENAAAPAMAAEAPAAAPSTTVSPSTTAPTDDSAPTHACVANGGPPGRPSIGLVLSGGGARGYAHLGVLKVLETHRIPVDCIAATSMGAVVGGLYASGMGADEMARRLSGVNLTDIAFDVVDRADLPQKRREDEEHYIGGLTVGFGPNGFKAPAGLIQGNRLQALLADWTAAVPVNQSFDKLPVPFRAVATDLGNGHMVVLDHGSLPLAIRASMALPGLFSPTEIAGRTLVDGGLVSNLPVSTARRMGADLVIAVDIGSQLRPLDSLASAADVIQQMLGILIRQNVAQQHAQLHRGDVLLEPDLGSLSFIDFQNAQQAIKAGEAAANAALPQLERYALSPADYAAYRAAHARAPAPPVRLAEIEIRAGGPVPKRVVADALHVKPGDIYDPQAINRDLLALSTSGNFDSVTQQVITDGNRNTLLIDAREKNWGPNFLLFGLGMSSSSSDEGGFRFHVGYRRPWLTESGLEFRADTTLGSDLQALRTELRQPLSSRYGFYLAPYAELERRFANVYYDDYKLTQYRLQTQRLGLDLGLPIARLGDFRVGLAYAHGSASATYNLPLDTTPDGRPIGEAFQPYNGHELTARARLLIDQLDDPMLPRRGYYLEMRVDRSIVASERTRYTELFGKAMIAQEFGRHSLSASIEGGKSLGGVSPVNLLAFTLGGFQHLSAYAADQLSGDALAYGQLTYMNRLMTFNASPIKAFYVGASAEVGNVWSADDSISSGPLKQSYSLFASFATSFGPIYVGVALAPGGVRNLYFQLGRTY encoded by the coding sequence ATGCGCCTCATCGCCTCCTCCGCCTCGCACCGCGAATCGTCCGCCGACCGCCTCGCTGCGCGCGCGCCGCTGCCGGCTGCCGGGCCTGAATCCGTCTCCTCCCGCGATGGCCGCCATGGCCCGCTTGCCGCGCAGGTCGTGCGCCTCGCGTTCGCCGCGCTCGGCTGGGCCTGCTGCGCGCTGCCCGCCACGGCGCGGGCCGAAGCGGTGAACGGGCCGGCCGCGCAGGCCGCCTTGGCGGCACCGGGCGCACCGACCAACCCGACGGCCTGGGCCGCGGCGCTCGCGGCGATGCAGGCGCAGCGCAATGCAAACGGAGAAAACGCTGCCGCGCCGGCAATGGCAGCAGAAGCCCCGGCGGCGGCCCCCTCGACGACCGTATCGCCCTCAACCACCGCCCCCACCGACGACAGCGCCCCCACCCACGCCTGCGTCGCGAACGGCGGCCCGCCGGGCCGGCCGTCGATCGGCCTGGTGTTGTCAGGCGGCGGCGCGCGCGGCTACGCGCATTTGGGTGTCCTGAAGGTGCTGGAAACGCATCGCATCCCGGTCGACTGCATCGCGGCCACCAGCATGGGCGCCGTGGTCGGCGGCCTCTACGCGAGCGGGATGGGCGCCGACGAGATGGCGCGGCGGCTCTCCGGGGTGAACCTCACCGACATCGCGTTCGACGTCGTCGATCGCGCGGACCTGCCCCAGAAGCGCCGCGAGGACGAGGAGCACTACATCGGCGGCCTGACGGTGGGCTTCGGCCCGAACGGCTTCAAGGCGCCGGCCGGGCTGATCCAGGGCAACCGGCTGCAGGCGCTGCTGGCCGACTGGACCGCAGCGGTGCCCGTCAACCAGTCGTTCGACAAGCTGCCGGTGCCGTTCCGCGCGGTCGCCACCGACCTCGGCAACGGCCACATGGTGGTGCTCGACCACGGCTCGCTGCCGCTCGCGATCCGCGCCAGCATGGCGCTGCCGGGCCTGTTCTCGCCCACCGAGATCGCGGGCCGCACGCTGGTGGACGGCGGCCTCGTCAGCAACCTGCCGGTCAGCACCGCGCGCCGGATGGGCGCCGACCTGGTGATCGCCGTGGACATCGGCTCGCAATTGCGCCCGCTCGATTCGCTCGCCTCGGCGGCCGACGTGATCCAGCAGATGCTCGGCATCCTGATCCGCCAGAACGTCGCGCAGCAGCACGCGCAGCTGCACCGCGGCGACGTGCTGCTCGAACCCGATCTCGGCTCGCTGTCGTTCATCGATTTCCAGAACGCCCAGCAGGCGATCAAGGCCGGCGAGGCGGCGGCCAACGCCGCGCTGCCGCAACTCGAACGCTACGCGCTGTCGCCGGCCGACTACGCGGCCTACCGCGCCGCGCACGCGCGCGCGCCGGCGCCGCCGGTGCGGCTCGCCGAAATCGAGATCCGCGCGGGCGGCCCGGTGCCCAAGCGCGTGGTGGCCGACGCGCTGCACGTGAAGCCCGGCGACATCTACGATCCGCAGGCCATCAACCGCGACCTGCTCGCGCTGTCGACCAGCGGCAACTTCGATTCGGTCACGCAGCAGGTGATCACCGACGGCAACCGCAACACGCTGCTGATCGACGCGCGCGAGAAGAACTGGGGGCCGAACTTCCTGCTGTTCGGGCTCGGCATGTCGAGCAGCTCCAGCGACGAGGGCGGCTTCCGCTTCCACGTCGGCTACCGGCGGCCCTGGCTGACCGAATCGGGGCTCGAATTCCGCGCCGACACCACGCTCGGCAGCGACCTGCAGGCGCTGCGCACCGAGCTGCGCCAGCCGCTGTCGAGCCGCTACGGCTTCTATCTCGCGCCCTACGCGGAACTGGAGCGGCGCTTCGCGAACGTCTACTACGACGACTACAAGCTCACCCAGTACCGGCTGCAGACGCAGCGGCTCGGCCTCGACCTGGGCCTGCCGATCGCGCGGCTCGGCGACTTCCGGGTGGGCCTCGCCTACGCGCACGGCAGCGCCTCGGCCACCTACAACCTGCCGCTCGACACCACGCCCGACGGCCGGCCGATCGGCGAGGCGTTCCAGCCCTACAACGGCCACGAGCTCACCGCGCGCGCGCGGCTGCTGATCGACCAGCTCGACGATCCGATGCTGCCGCGCCGCGGCTATTACCTGGAGATGCGCGTCGACCGCTCGATCGTCGCGAGCGAGCGCACGCGCTATACCGAGCTGTTCGGCAAGGCGATGATCGCGCAGGAGTTCGGCCGGCACAGCCTCAGCGCGAGCATCGAGGGCGGCAAGAGCCTCGGCGGCGTGAGCCCGGTGAACCTGCTCGCGTTCACGCTGGGCGGCTTCCAGCACCTGTCGGCCTACGCGGCCGACCAGCTGAGCGGCGACGCGCTCGCCTACGGCCAGCTCACCTACATGAACCGGCTGATGACGTTCAACGCGTCGCCGATCAAGGCGTTCTACGTGGGTGCGAGCGCCGAGGTCGGCAACGTCTGGAGCGCCGACGACTCGATCAGCAGCGGGCCGCTCAAGCAGAGCTACTCGCTGTTCGCGAGCTTCGCCACCTCGTTCGGGCCGATCTACGTGGGCGTCGCACTGGCGCCGGGCGGCGTGCGCAACCTGTATTTCCAGCTCGGCCGGACTTATTGA
- a CDS encoding YukJ family protein: protein MSLNYGLLKGTVTGHLRNADDDHYQILVHAGDEVFRIAVNVKSSAPHAPSTVLFESTTTLPDSLTTQLMAADTGFTKLASKPGGLAIDFVRGGLVDTKAMVPVPPDVPGQSNDLKDRLESAVVKAMDEAGSLVFAFGAKWGPEDKPDQYFKFVPGQGIHDIHMNQGNSGSYEKDNGVYQDGCLMLRYPDGAWLAVFIAFQSQTFDTDNHGNPA, encoded by the coding sequence ATGTCACTGAACTATGGCTTGCTGAAAGGCACCGTTACCGGACATCTGCGCAACGCTGACGACGATCATTACCAGATCCTCGTGCATGCGGGCGACGAGGTGTTCCGGATCGCGGTGAACGTGAAATCGTCGGCGCCGCACGCGCCCTCGACGGTGCTGTTCGAATCGACGACGACGCTGCCCGACTCGCTGACCACGCAGCTGATGGCGGCCGACACCGGCTTCACGAAGCTGGCGAGCAAGCCGGGCGGCCTCGCGATCGACTTCGTGCGCGGCGGCCTGGTGGATACCAAGGCGATGGTGCCGGTGCCGCCCGACGTGCCGGGGCAGAGCAACGACCTGAAGGACCGGCTGGAGAGCGCCGTCGTGAAGGCGATGGACGAGGCCGGCTCGCTGGTGTTCGCGTTCGGCGCGAAGTGGGGCCCCGAGGACAAGCCCGACCAGTATTTCAAGTTCGTGCCGGGCCAGGGCATCCATGACATCCATATGAACCAGGGCAACTCGGGTTCGTATGAAAAAGACAACGGTGTCTATCAGGATGGCTGCCTGATGCTGCGCTACCCGGACGGCGCGTGGCTCGCGGTGTTCATCGCGTTCCAGTCGCAGACCTTCGATACCGACAATCACGGCAACCCGGCCTGA
- a CDS encoding response regulator, giving the protein MPFRILLVEDDSRLSTLITGYLRKHDYEVDTVLDGHAAVPAILSSRPDLVILDVNLPGKDGFEICREARKHYDGVIVMVTARDEPYDELLGLEFGADDYVRKPVEPRILLARIKAQLRRSPARTAEFGAEPEAFTFGKFSIHRGNRSVRLPDGSSPDLTSAEFDLLWALACRAGEVVSRDDLMLQLRGVEFDGLDRTIDGRISKLRRKLQDDASHPRRIKTIRSKGYQFSTHEWE; this is encoded by the coding sequence ATGCCTTTCCGGATTCTTCTCGTCGAGGACGACAGCCGTCTGTCCACCCTGATCACCGGCTATCTGCGCAAGCACGACTACGAAGTCGACACCGTGCTCGACGGCCACGCGGCCGTTCCCGCGATTCTCTCGTCGCGGCCCGACCTCGTGATCCTCGACGTGAACCTGCCGGGCAAGGACGGCTTCGAGATCTGCCGCGAGGCGCGCAAGCACTACGACGGCGTGATCGTGATGGTGACCGCGCGCGACGAGCCCTACGACGAACTGCTCGGGCTCGAGTTCGGCGCCGACGACTACGTGCGCAAGCCGGTCGAGCCGCGCATCCTGCTGGCGCGCATCAAGGCCCAGCTGCGGCGCTCGCCGGCGCGCACGGCCGAGTTCGGGGCCGAGCCGGAAGCGTTCACGTTCGGCAAGTTCTCGATCCATCGGGGCAACCGCTCGGTGCGGCTGCCGGACGGCTCGTCGCCCGATCTCACCTCGGCCGAGTTCGACCTGCTGTGGGCGCTGGCATGCCGCGCGGGCGAGGTGGTGAGCCGCGACGACCTGATGCTGCAACTGCGCGGCGTGGAGTTCGACGGGCTCGACCGCACCATCGACGGCCGCATCTCGAAGCTGCGCCGCAAGCTGCAGGACGACGCGAGCCACCCGCGGCGCATCAAGACGATCCGCAGCAAGGGCTACCAGTTCAGCACCCATGAGTGGGAATAG
- a CDS encoding ATP-binding protein, protein MSGNRIDPTRRGAACPPPLSPPSRLPALRYLRWRWLRFRRSWTDTRADRMPSWSRLYLRAYLHLMSLVLTMVAVPLLALSATLSPRVVLAGFEALPGGALGVALFVIVVPALATWRWARPTWSDLVMVRERAIDFSGGRFHTRARESHSVILGPLARTLNALAMRMERLIEAQRDLTNGISHELRTPLARVRFALEVLRDPASEAERHAALDGIAQDVTELDELIDMSLTYARLEYSSLQSNLEPTGLAIWLETQVRDVAQLDPTKRIEMRIGVPRELRVHMDTRLMSYAIRNLLRNAGKYALSRIVIGAATGTDGGITVFVEDDGPGVPDIERERIFDAFVRLDRHTAGYGLGLAITRLVLQAHHGRIVVTDARVLSGARFEIGWPG, encoded by the coding sequence ATGAGTGGGAATAGGATCGACCCGACCCGCCGCGGCGCGGCCTGCCCGCCGCCGCTGTCGCCGCCCTCGCGCCTGCCGGCGCTGCGCTACCTGCGCTGGCGCTGGCTGCGCTTCCGGCGCTCGTGGACCGACACGCGTGCCGACCGCATGCCGAGCTGGTCGCGGCTCTACCTGCGCGCCTACCTGCATCTGATGAGCCTGGTGTTGACGATGGTGGCGGTGCCGCTGCTGGCGCTGTCGGCCACGCTGTCGCCGCGCGTCGTGCTGGCGGGCTTCGAGGCACTGCCGGGCGGCGCGCTCGGCGTCGCGCTGTTCGTGATCGTGGTGCCGGCGCTCGCCACCTGGCGCTGGGCGCGCCCGACCTGGAGCGATCTCGTGATGGTGCGCGAGCGCGCCATCGATTTCAGCGGCGGGCGTTTCCACACGCGCGCGCGCGAATCGCACAGCGTGATCCTCGGCCCGCTCGCGCGCACCCTGAACGCGCTGGCGATGCGCATGGAGCGCCTGATCGAGGCCCAGCGCGACCTGACCAACGGCATCTCGCACGAACTGCGCACGCCGCTCGCGCGCGTGCGCTTCGCGCTCGAGGTGCTGCGCGATCCGGCCTCCGAGGCGGAGCGCCACGCCGCGCTCGACGGCATCGCGCAGGACGTGACCGAACTCGACGAGCTGATCGACATGAGCCTCACCTACGCGCGGCTCGAATACAGTTCGCTGCAATCGAACCTGGAGCCGACCGGGCTGGCCATCTGGCTCGAAACCCAGGTCCGCGACGTCGCCCAGCTCGACCCCACCAAGCGCATCGAGATGCGCATCGGCGTGCCGCGCGAGCTGCGCGTACACATGGATACGCGGCTGATGTCCTACGCGATCCGCAACCTGCTGCGCAACGCCGGCAAGTACGCGCTGTCGCGCATCGTGATCGGCGCCGCGACCGGCACCGACGGCGGCATCACGGTGTTCGTCGAGGACGACGGCCCGGGCGTGCCCGACATCGAGCGCGAGCGGATCTTCGACGCGTTCGTGCGGCTCGACCGCCATACGGCCGGCTACGGGCTCGGCCTCGCGATCACGCGGCTGGTGCTGCAGGCGCACCACGGCAGGATCGTCGTGACCGACGCGCGCGTGCTGTCCGGCGCGCGTTTCGAGATCGGCTGGCCGGGCTGA